In the Salvia splendens isolate huo1 chromosome 16, SspV2, whole genome shotgun sequence genome, GGCTACCATTTCATGTGAAGCCAAAGAAGTGGCCAAGTTCCTTAGAACCAACATCTTCAATAAATACGGAGTGCCGCGTGCAATCAtttctgaccaagggacgcacTTCCGTAACAGAAcaatagaagctctgatgaggaaatacgAGGTCCACCACAAGCTTTCTACCCTTTATCATCCCCAGTCTAATGGACAGGCCGAGATTTCcaatagggagataaaggcgatattggagaagacggtgaatccgtcaaggaaggactggagtaagagacttgCAGATGCATTGTGGGCATACCGGACAGCATACAAAACGCCTATAGGAATGTCATCCTACAGGTTGgtttttggcaagatgtgccatctgccctaaggagtggagcacagagcatactgggcggtcaacgAAATTAATATGCGACCCCAGTCTTGTGAGGAAGAGCGaaaattgcaacttcaagagTTGGAAGAGTTGAGactggagtcatatgagtccGCAATGTGGTAAAAAGAGAAGACAAGTCTCTGGCACGACAAAAACCTCCGAGTCAAGGAACTCCAAGTAGGGTAGAGAGTGCTCCTTTTCCAatccaggctcaagctgatgcccgggaagctaaagtccaaatgggtcgggccatacactattgttggccttcgaggaaacggagctgtggaaattcagggcagtgcttcaaactctactctTTCCTTGTGAATGGTCATCGGGTAaaagtttttagggataattctgagttgtgcgtagtggaggaagtgccactacgcgcactctctgttatcgcctaatcggtctgATGAGTAAGTGCTTTcgatgaattcctgggtcaggtaaatggaAATGCATTTTCAACCTATACACTGGACCAGGGGATCTCGAAGAGCACTCGTTTGaatgtgtaaatagtttaactgctttcctaaaaattaaaaaattaccaaacaaagaaaaaaaattctaatcttccaaaaatatttttggaacgCCAGATTTCTTTAAGGAAATTGCTTTATCGCCTTTGAATCCTTGACctaggagtctggcgtttcatttttgttgtttttgccTAAGTTTGGTATTGCGAGAAGGGAGCGTTTACATGGGGTAGAGAGTTTTAGTTTGGGAGGGAAGTGGTACAATTCGAATTTCAAAGTCAcactttatgggaaggcgtacggttgctGACCTCATGCCTGCAACTGCCTGCAACCGTTCCCATTCCTATCTAATACCTATTTTCCTtccttattctttatttctcaaaccaaactctctctcccaaatttctctctctctcgcaatACCCACATTTCTTTAACCCTAATCGGAATTTCCTTCCAAGTTTTTCAGTGATTTTCAGATTCAAGCCATGGAAAACAAATCGGAAGCCGGGAAACCTACCACATCTGCCGACGCCGGTGCGACAGCGTTTATGTCAGACTTAATGCAGAAGTTCGGTGGTCCTGAAGAGGCGATGAAAGCCTTCGCCATGTTTACAGCAATGATGGGACAAACCAAACCGTCCGCCGTAATAACCGCACCAACAacagcaccaccaccaccacccactATTCCCGAAGGTTCGGCGACTCGGCACGACGTTTTGCAAACAATGACAGAGCCGACCACCAGCGTGACGGACGCGGCGGAAGGTGAAGAAACAGGGGGTGAGGCGGATCTGGCGGCTGGGTTCGAGTGTTTAGCGGTCGGAGGCCAAAGGTCAGCCTTTgtggttgagggggaaacccctgttgtttcTGCTGGGTtatctgagggggaaaccccattTAATGTTGTCAGTCTtggtgagggggaaacccctgttgttcCTGTTGAAGTTTTGGAAGGGTAACCCCCTGATGTTACCGTTGGTGTgtttgagggggaaacccctgttgaaaatttggagggggaaacccctgttcttGATAGTAATGCTGGTAAGGGGGAAACCCCGGTGAAGATTGTGGGCGGTGAAGCCCAGGAGGAGAAACACTtggtggagggggaaacccctatttACATTGAGGGAGCAACCCTTGAATTGTCTGATGAGGCGGTGGCCCCCGTTACTGAAGAAACCCCGGAGCCAGTCGATGGGGAGGTGAATCTAGTGGTAGATCTGACAGATGTCCAGGAAGAGATGGTTTTTCCGGTAGACAAACGGGAAATTAGGCGGTAGGCTCGGTGAAGCCTGTTGGATGAGATTGATGATACAGCCCAACTTACTGGAACGGAGAAGACAGACTCTCCTGGACCTAGCGACGAGGAGGAGAGCCGCCAGGCGGCggagaggaaaaggaagggTAAACATACAACTACTTCCTTGGTCAAGAAGTCGAAGAAGTCCGCTGGGGGCAAGTCTGATGAAGCCTCACTTCCTCCAAATGCGAAAGTACCGTACAAGGAAGAACTCTCTAACCCTGCCCGGTCCAGTGAATCTGAAGAAGTCGAAATAGAAGAGCCTGAGGAGGAGTTAAATTTTGAGCCCGCGGAAGTCTAGATCACTAAAGGACTGCTAGACGCAATGAGGTTGTGATGAGGAGTTCCGGGTAGCACGGGTAGCACGGGTAAGCTTGCAAAGTCTGGAAAACGTTATGATCCTGAGAAGTTGAAGGAGATAGCTTGTGATGAGGAGTTCCGGCAATATATCGAGGCCATCGGGTTCGACTGGCTGTTAAGGCATAGCACTGCGAAAGTACCAACGGCCCTGGCACGTGAGTTTTTCTCTACCTTCCGACTAAAGCCAGCCACAGATTTGGATGCAGATTCGATCACTTTCCGTCTGTTTACTAAAGAACACGAGATGAGTATCCACGAATGGTCTCTCCGAATGGGATTGTTCACTCGTGCGGAGGATGACGAGGGGATTTGGAACGATCGAAATGGCTAAAGGAGAAATTTCCCGAGCCACAAATGAAATTTCCTACTGGACCTAGCAGTGTGCCTAAGCAGCCAGGGCCAGGAAGTTCAACTCCCCAGCATCCCCCACCATCGTCAAAGCCCTTGACAGCCCCGTCTGCATCAAAGCCCGTTTCAGTTAAGCAGACCGTGTCTAGACCAAGTCAGAAGGAGTCAGATAAGCCGGAGTCGCCGGCgaggaagaaagcaaaagtaacccGCCCTTACGTTCCACTGCAGTTTGGCTCCCGTGGGAGCCTAACCCCGAGATAAACCCTccttgaccaagtaactttactctcagttttttttcttttattttctttctttcttatgtgtgtttgtttgttgttttgtgtgatGTGTTTTTTTTCCGGCATGCTCTGTATATATTTGCTTGCGTTTATAATTGTCTTCTCctacttagcccaatctttggtctaagtgtgagaagtttgtgttctTTTCAAgcatgttttggtttttgttttgttggaatttctcccacttagtcccatgttcggtctaagtgtgagaagtttgtgttgtttatgagtgttgtttgttttgttttgtgtttgtttgcATGTTTTGTGTTGTTCATACTTCtctgtttccccccttcactagaaTAGCTTGGgaacaagcttgagtgaagtgggaagGGGAGGAAGTCAGTGCagtatgtgttttttttgtgtgtttaggagtctctaggtctagtgtttttGTGTACCGCATGAGCGAGtggatataataaggcaagatccctttagtaagagcaattgaagataggatgcatgtcaactttgatgccttttttccttaattagctgaattcggtttgaatgaagtgaggacgatagaAGACGCCTTGGATGActtagttgtgaagccccaacataaatgtgagttataagcctatacactttgagttaacttgtataaaaaggggccatcacttgatgcttagggagtagagtcagaaggagaaaaataaaaaataaaaaataaaaaaattgggtTATGggggtataagctggacgaagtccagaaaatggaggtataagctagacgaagtccaggaaatggaggtataagctggacgaagtccaggagaggaataaaatttaaataatcggaggtataagctggacgaagtccaggggaaaatataaaaagggggataaaagagaaaacaattcctaagggcaggaagcaataataacctgacccaggaattaaaaaaattagaaaaggaGAAGATTGtaaaaaggagaaactctcataacccgacgcatcagtggtataactttgACTTAAagtgattcgatcctaacatccctggtgaggaatgagtgatcgagtgaatccaactagtgggaagtcaataggttatcttgacgaactgacaaaccgactaggtagaagaaggaaaaggGGAGGATTcgaagactgtagacgaatcggattgaccttaagcttgtggggacggctgcctaaaagttgaagctggttcatgcctttgtgtttttcttcgtgtttaagtgttttttttctctctttgaGAGTCTGTTttatgtctaggtctaggagtttttgttttttagagttggtcataggataatcatgcattgaaattctccttattcttttttcttgtctttatacttgaggacaagtatggtttaagtgtgagcagtttgataaggctaatttcatgcatagttATAGGGTAAAATTCTTGTATTTggggggtctaacacatgttttaagccaggtgtgtggaagattttcgccagatccaggaaaagaaaagggcaattgcatggtctaaggaaacaggcgaataagtgagcaatttgaaaaaaaattacaagacggaggaaatcaaggagctgaagggtagaatggagatttctatgaaggcttctagaagattatgtctgcacctatataaagaagaaagcatgcaatcagaggggaccttctcggtggaggccttatGACCAGATTGTAGCTCTAGCTCACTCACTTCTACGTACTTTTGGGTTTCATCGGGAAATTGTGGGGTATTCTCGGGTTTATTTTGCTAGTTagtagttgggtaacaccgtcgtTACAGagggtgaagaaacaatttaatcgctttcattttactttactgtcgtgaatttcaccgagcttcgccgttcgaagctcggccctATTTGATGTTGCATTTCCGTTgtttatgaaatttctgtttccgtatttgagttgttgattaatTTCGATCACGGATGCCATTTATTTTGAGTTTTATGATGCTGCGGAATTGGATGTTTGATTTTTatgttgatcggagcagatcgtTCGAATCAGAaattatggagttgattttgtttgttgttgggTTTGGAaagcttggatccggagtggattaagcatccggcggttggatctgaaacagggtgatcggagttgatgcctagctttcgtgttttcatttcattccgtctagtttatgtagatctattTTATTTCCGGCTAGTAGCAAGTTTCTGACGTccgaatttttacattttgtttgaatctgggttcgtgatctgttttcttcatgttcgtgtTTAATTCAGCTGATGAGGTGCATGTTGCTGTTAGTTAAAactttagttagttagttgcagctttttctTCCGTACTTGTTATTTCTGGAATTTGGTCCCCGCTGTTACTCGCTTTCTGTTTGGTTATATCAGGAAGTTGTTTGCTCAGTCTAGGAAGTTAGTTGGTTATTTTGATGTTCGTTTCCAGCTTGATGTTTAcagttcctaggtctagtgtttgattttgtgcctaggtctaatagtagttaacctcaacccaagttgcgtggcagcaaccgcTTTCTAAACCAAAGTCTTTAGATGCTTTCTtgcgtgtccatcttcgtgggatcgacccctgcttctctatactagtctatagtataacgggttgagggatctttgaaacacgagctttgtgtgtccaacgactgagtcttctatattcccttgagttcctagacctagtgatctggtggattcattggagttagtagctcgacctagaacatTAGAACGCACACACCGCACACACCTCGCTCGATGAACTTTCAGAGGTCTTTGGCAATCTATTCGAAAACCTCCGAAAAGCTGAGGAGGACGTGGTTAAGGCACAAGAGCTATTTGATACAACACCTTCCCCAGCCAACCGAATGCAAATGAACAAAGTTCCGGCGGATTATATCCTCCATGTGcggatggaggaggacttctggaaACAAAAATCAGCCATCAAATGGATCACGGAAGGGGAGCGGAACACAAAGTTCTTCCAAGGTTGAGTGAAACAGAAACGAGTCAAATCTCAGATACATGTCATCAAAGATGGACAGAGAGAGCTTACCGAAGCAGGGGAAATCCAAGCCTCAGCAATCTCCTTCTTCCATGGCCTCTTATCCACAGAAGGAGAAACTGAGTCGGTCCCGAACCTATCCATTCTGCACCAGATACCTCCTAAGATTGACAAGGAAGCTCTATGCAATCCTCGTACATTAAAGGAAGTAAAGGATTGTGCATGGAGCATTGACCCCCTCAGGACATCAGGACCAGACGAATTTTCATCACAATTCTTTCAATCGTGTTGGAGTATTGTGGGACCAGATATACACGGGGCTGTTGTTGACTTCTTTGAGGGAACGTATATGCCCAGGAGCTTTACCGCCACAATGATTGTACTCATTCCGAAGAAGAACAATCCGGAAACTTGGGCAGATTTCAGACCAATCAGTCTTTGCAACGTGACGAAAAAAATCATCTCAAAGATTATTGCATCGCGGCTGGCCCCTATCTTCCCAACGATCACAGCACCAAACCAGAGCTGTTTTGTGAAGGAGAGACTAATCAGCGACAACGCCCTTTTAGCACAGGAACTCATTCACGATCTTCACCGGGACAAACCCTCTCCCAACGTTGCTCTCAAGCTTGACATGGCGAAGGCCTATGATCGTGTGCAATGGCCCTTCCTCCTAAAGGTCTTACAACAAATGGGATTCCCAGCCATATGGGTGGATATTATCAACCGCTGCATCAActcttgctggttctcggtcttGATCAATGGCAGTCACGGGTGATTCTTTCATTCGTTTCGGGGGCTTAGGCAAGGGGACCCTCTGTCCCCTGGCCTATTCGTGCTAGCTGTCGACTACCTCTCAAGGCTATTGGATAAACTCATAATTGGTGAGAAGGGAATGAAATACGGGACGGGAAGAAACCACATGGAAATTTCACATCTTTCCTACGCAGATGACATCCTTATTTTCACACAAGCAAATGGAGATGCCCAGAGGAAGCTCCTACAATGTCTTACACACTATGAGGAGGTGTCAGGACAAAGGGTGAATGCCTCAAAAAGCAACTTTTATATCCATGATAAGCATGCAACTTGGGCTCCAGCTATACAACGGATCGTAGGATTCAGGCGCGACTCATTCCCCTTCACATATCTTGGAGTTCCCTTATACAGAGGAGTAAAAAAATGAACTATTCTGGTTCATTAGAGATAAGATTGCCAGCAGACTCCTCTCATGGTCACATAGACATCTCTCCTTTGGGGGTAGACTACTCATCATCAAGAGTACTCTGGACACCATCCCCCTCCACGTGTTTCAAGTTCTGGATCCTACCGCGGCTGCGCTACAATATATGGACCAGGTTTTGGCAAGGTTCTTCTGAGGGTCATCGAATGATAATAGAAAGACACATTGGATCAAATGGTCCGATTGCTGTAGACCATACTCGGAAGAAGGGTTGGGAATCTGACGATTCATGATATGGTGCAAGCATTCAGCTACAAGCTAAGGTGGAGATTTCGAGAGCAACAATCCTTATGGGCAATGTATGTGCATGCCAAATATTGCTCCCGCTCATCGCCGTCTGAGGTCTCCCCTTCTCGTCGACACAACCCTGTCTGGAGACATATGTTCCAAGCAGGTCAGAAAATCCAGCCCCTCATGAGATGGGTTCTGGGAAACGGGCACATCTGTTTCTGGGACGATACTTGGCTCGAAGACGTCCCCCTCCGGAAGGTCGGAAACAGGGTGACTCAAGACAATAGCTGTGTCTTGGTTCTTGACTGCTGGGATGGAGAAGAATGGGATGATGTAAAACTCAGAGAGCTCCTAGCCCAAAGAAATTGCCCAATGGCACTATTGGAAAAGATCCGTTTGACTCCGTTTCAGAAAATAAAGAGAGATATCTGCAGATGGACGAGAACCGGGAATGGGAACTTCTCAACATCTTCCGCGTGGCAGCTAGCTAGAGTTCATCACCCCGAAAATAACATCTATAACCAATTCTGGTGTAAGGCGGTAACCCCATCTATGGGGGTGTTCTTATGGAGATTGGTGATAAACCGAATCCCGATCGACACAAAGTTGCAATGGAGAATGTTACATATGGCCTCCAAATGTAGATGCTGCAAGAAATCGGCCATCGAGACAGCGGAGCACATGTTCATCTCTAGCGAAGCAGCTCGCCGGCTGTGGAACTATTTTGGGAAATGGATGTTTGTGGAGGCGGAAAGGATGGATGATGAGGGAAGAACTATCCTGAGACTGCGTAAATGGAGAAATTTCTTCCCCGGCACATCGCAACTGCACATCAGCTCTGTCCTTCCTTGCCTAATCATGTGGTTCCTTTGGTTAGAAAGAAATGATTGTACCTTCCAAGACACACAATTCAACGTGGGCTACATCAAGAAGAGAGTCGAGTTACATCTGGAGAGACTTATAATTAGTGGCATCATGACCAAGGAACATTGGAAGGGAGCTCGACATCAACATACACTCTTAGTTGGTAGAAAGACAAGGCGAAAATACACTAAAGCTACCAGATTGGACTGGCTCGCCCCTGAAGGAAACTGGGTCAAGGCAAACACGGATGCTGCCTATTCCTCAAGCAACAACAAGGCCGGATGAGGTGTCCTGATACGCAACTCGGAAGGCAAACTACTTGAAGCTTTAAGTTTCCCCATTGAAGCGTCCTCTGCCCTCGAAGCAGAGCTGAAAGCCTTTGATCTGGGTCCTGCGGCGGCCTCAAGGTATGGAGAGAACATCTGGATGGAAACAGACGTAGACGGCATCGTGCACATGCTCGGGAAAGGAGAACAAGGGCCAACTGCAACCAGGCACGTCTCAGCAAAATTCAGATCAAGTTGGCTGCTAAGAACGTCAAAGTCTCGAACATCGCACGAGAAGGGAACAAGCCGGCTGACCTGCTCGCGACAAGAGGATGCGAAGAACAAGGAATTAATGTGATC is a window encoding:
- the LOC121770464 gene encoding uncharacterized protein LOC121770464, which translates into the protein MVQAFSYKLRWRFREQQSLWAMYVHAKYCSRSSPSEVSPSRRHNPVWRHMFQAGQKIQPLMRWVLGNGHICFWDDTWLEDVPLRKVGNRVTQDNSCVLVLDCWDGEEWDDVKLRELLAQRNCPMALLEKIRLTPFQKIKRDICRWTRTGNGNFSTSSAWQLARVHHPENNIYNQFWCKAVTPSMGVFLWRLVINRIPIDTKLQWRMLHMASKCRCCKKSAIETAEHMFISSEAARRLWNYFGKWMFVEAERMDDEGRTILRLRKWRNFFPGTSQLHISSVLPCLIMWFLWLERNDCTFQDTQFNVGYIKKRVELHLERLIISGIMTKEHWKGARHQHTLLVGRKTRRKYTKATRLDWLAPEGNWVKANTDAAYSSSNNKAG